Proteins found in one Arthrobacter pascens genomic segment:
- a CDS encoding malonic semialdehyde reductase has product MTIAHEEAAIDSAAVDAIFAEARTANSFTGEVTEDQARAIYELTKFGPTAFNSQPLRVTYVRSDAARTKLVDALMAGNRAKTASAPLVAILSYDTDWAGQWDNFLPGYNAPKAMYDASPELAATTGNNNAHLQAGYFILAVRSLGFAAGPMTGADFTAIDSEFFPDGDQKSFLVVNIGQPGEAAWGEAKPKFSYEDVVRTV; this is encoded by the coding sequence ATGACTATTGCCCACGAAGAAGCGGCCATCGATTCGGCCGCCGTCGACGCCATTTTTGCCGAAGCCCGCACGGCCAACTCCTTCACCGGAGAGGTGACCGAGGACCAGGCCCGCGCCATCTACGAACTCACCAAGTTCGGCCCCACCGCATTCAACTCCCAGCCGCTCCGCGTGACCTACGTCCGCTCCGATGCGGCCCGCACCAAGCTGGTTGACGCCCTCATGGCCGGAAACCGCGCCAAGACGGCCTCCGCCCCGCTGGTCGCCATCCTCAGCTACGACACGGACTGGGCCGGGCAGTGGGACAACTTCCTTCCCGGCTACAACGCTCCCAAGGCGATGTACGACGCCTCGCCGGAGCTGGCTGCCACCACCGGCAACAACAATGCCCACCTCCAGGCTGGCTACTTTATCCTGGCCGTCCGCTCGCTTGGCTTCGCCGCTGGCCCCATGACCGGCGCTGACTTCACTGCCATCGACTCGGAGTTCTTCCCTGATGGAGACCAGAAAAGCTTCCTCGTAGTCAACATCGGCCAGCCCGGCGAAGCCGCCTGGGGCGAAGCGAAGCCCAAGTTCAGCTATGAGGATGTTGTCCGCACCGTCTAG
- the pgm gene encoding phosphoglucomutase (alpha-D-glucose-1,6-bisphosphate-dependent), with amino-acid sequence MASRAGTVAQPQDLVDITALLDAYYDITPDLGDPGQRVAFGTSGHRGSSLKASFNEKHIVAITQAIVEYRAGQGITGPLFLAKDTHALSEPAQNSALEVLAANGVQVLIDARHGYTPTPALSHAILTYNNNAPAGAPQADGIVVTPSHNPPADGGFKYNPPHGGPADSDATGWIANRANELLENDLRGVKRIPLADAMGADTTGKFDFLSSYVDDLPSVLNLDAIRDAGVRIGADPMGGAAVDYWGEIGERHHLNLTVVNPTVDPQWAFMTLDWDEKIRMDCSSPSAMASLIQRMSDGGTGSASGGAFDIATGNDADADRHGIVTPDGGLMNPNHYLAVAIDYLYRNRSGWNPDSVVGKTLVSSSIIDRVAESLGRKLVEVPVGFKWFVPGLLSGEGAFGGEESAGASFNKKDGSVWTTDKDGILLALLASEITAVTGKSPSQLYKGLTDQFGAPVYARIDAAATREQKSALGKLSPSDVTATELAGETITAKLTEAPGNGASIGGLKVVTENAWFAARPSGTEDVYKIYAESFKGEDHLKQVQAEAKALVDGVIA; translated from the coding sequence ATGGCTAGCCGCGCGGGCACAGTTGCCCAACCCCAGGACCTTGTTGACATCACTGCGCTCCTTGACGCGTACTACGACATCACGCCGGATCTGGGTGATCCCGGACAGCGTGTGGCTTTTGGCACGTCCGGGCACCGGGGTTCCAGCCTCAAGGCGTCGTTCAACGAAAAGCACATCGTTGCCATCACGCAGGCAATCGTCGAGTACCGCGCAGGGCAGGGCATCACGGGCCCGCTGTTCCTTGCCAAGGACACGCACGCGCTCAGTGAACCGGCGCAGAACTCGGCCCTTGAGGTACTGGCTGCCAACGGCGTCCAGGTGCTGATTGACGCCCGCCACGGCTACACCCCCACCCCGGCCCTGAGCCACGCCATCCTCACGTACAACAACAACGCCCCGGCCGGCGCGCCGCAGGCCGACGGAATTGTGGTCACTCCCAGCCACAACCCGCCGGCGGACGGCGGCTTCAAGTACAACCCGCCGCACGGCGGCCCCGCGGACTCGGACGCCACCGGCTGGATCGCCAACCGCGCCAACGAGCTGCTGGAAAACGATCTCCGCGGCGTCAAGCGCATTCCCCTCGCGGATGCGATGGGCGCGGATACCACGGGCAAGTTCGACTTCCTCAGCAGCTACGTTGACGACCTGCCGTCGGTGCTGAACCTCGATGCCATCCGCGACGCCGGTGTCCGCATCGGCGCGGACCCCATGGGCGGCGCCGCCGTGGATTACTGGGGCGAGATCGGCGAACGCCACCACCTGAACCTCACCGTGGTTAACCCCACCGTGGACCCGCAGTGGGCCTTCATGACCCTGGACTGGGATGAAAAGATCCGGATGGACTGCTCCTCACCGTCCGCGATGGCTTCACTCATCCAGAGAATGTCCGACGGCGGGACTGGTTCTGCGTCTGGCGGCGCCTTTGACATCGCCACGGGCAACGATGCCGACGCCGACCGCCACGGCATCGTTACCCCTGACGGCGGGCTGATGAACCCGAACCACTACCTGGCCGTCGCCATCGACTACCTCTACCGCAACCGCAGCGGCTGGAACCCTGACTCCGTGGTGGGCAAGACGCTGGTCTCCTCCTCCATCATCGACCGGGTGGCCGAGAGCCTGGGCCGCAAGCTTGTGGAGGTCCCCGTGGGCTTCAAGTGGTTTGTGCCCGGGCTGCTTTCCGGCGAAGGCGCGTTCGGCGGCGAGGAATCGGCCGGCGCCTCGTTCAACAAAAAGGACGGCAGCGTCTGGACCACCGACAAGGACGGCATCCTGCTGGCGCTGCTCGCCTCGGAGATCACCGCGGTCACGGGCAAGTCCCCGTCGCAGCTGTACAAGGGCCTGACGGACCAGTTCGGCGCCCCGGTCTACGCCCGGATTGATGCCGCGGCCACGCGGGAGCAGAAGTCGGCTCTCGGAAAGCTGTCGCCGTCGGACGTCACCGCTACAGAACTGGCAGGCGAAACCATCACCGCCAAACTGACCGAGGCCCCCGGCAACGGAGCGTCCATCGGCGGGCTCAAGGTAGTCACCGAGAACGCCTGGTTTGCAGCCCGCCCGTCCGGCACCGAGGACGTCTACAAGATCTACGCGGAGTCCTTCAAGGGCGAGGACCACCTCAAGCAGGTCCAGGCCGAGGCCAAGGCCCTGGTGGACGGTGTGATCGCCTAA
- a CDS encoding nuclease-related domain-containing protein, protein MGAGDRAAEQSRLAAERVARLKRRLDQAERDTKPWDSAAVGEREVADRLSQLIPHGWYLLHDVHWPGRPKANLDHVLVGPGGVVVVDAKNWTGEVRVSSGVLWQGRYSRTQSVEGALAQCAAVTSVLAPPHRRFARPLICMATQPDLFGITSSDVAVAGTDRVVDVVLALPEVLDQQTVVGLYAQLGEQLTQEQDDRMPVARPAVVKPAVGRPDKRVPVQGAPGVKSPAARSGRPAAVRAGSRQLAAGTGGTGTSKAQDAAGGLARLLFLAAFVTFAVYVLPYWGG, encoded by the coding sequence ATGGGGGCAGGGGACAGGGCGGCCGAGCAGTCCAGGCTGGCTGCCGAGCGGGTGGCGCGGCTTAAGCGCAGGCTCGACCAGGCCGAGCGTGACACAAAGCCGTGGGACTCCGCCGCGGTGGGCGAGAGGGAGGTGGCGGACAGGCTCAGCCAGCTCATTCCGCATGGCTGGTACCTGCTGCACGACGTCCACTGGCCGGGACGGCCAAAGGCCAACCTTGACCACGTGCTGGTGGGCCCCGGCGGCGTGGTGGTGGTGGATGCCAAGAACTGGACCGGAGAAGTCCGCGTTTCCTCCGGCGTGCTGTGGCAGGGCCGCTACTCGAGGACACAGTCCGTGGAGGGCGCGCTGGCCCAGTGCGCCGCCGTGACCTCAGTGCTCGCACCGCCTCACCGTCGGTTCGCCCGTCCCCTGATCTGCATGGCAACGCAGCCGGACCTCTTTGGAATCACCAGCTCGGATGTGGCTGTGGCAGGCACGGACCGCGTTGTTGATGTGGTCCTGGCACTGCCCGAGGTCCTTGATCAGCAGACAGTGGTGGGGCTATATGCCCAGCTGGGCGAGCAGCTGACCCAGGAACAGGACGACCGCATGCCCGTGGCCAGGCCGGCGGTGGTCAAGCCGGCCGTTGGGCGGCCGGATAAGCGGGTGCCGGTGCAGGGGGCGCCGGGCGTTAAGTCGCCTGCCGCTAGATCGGGGCGGCCTGCGGCCGTCCGGGCCGGTTCCCGCCAGCTCGCCGCAGGGACCGGCGGCACTGGGACGTCAAAGGCACAGGATGCGGCAGGCGGGCTGGCAAGGCTCCTGTTCCTGGCGGCCTTTGTCACCTTTGCCGTCTACGTGTTGCCCTACTGGGGAGGGTAG